A window of Chryseobacterium shandongense genomic DNA:
GTTCTCTCATAAATGATAACGTTTGTATCGACCGCAACTGCCATCGTTAAAACGATACCCGCGATACCTGGAAGCGTAAGCGTAAAATCGCCGGAATCCATGATACCGAAAATATAGAAAAGGTTGATGATCATTGCAATTACTGCATATACACCTGCCCCTCCATAATAGAAAATAATATAAACGATAATGATTGCAAATGCGATCATAAATGACATTAGACCTGCATCAATTGATTCCTGCCCTAGAGACGGACCTACAACCGTAGCCTGAACTACTTTTGCACCGGCAGGTAACTTACCTGCTCCTAATACATCTACCAATTCTTTTGCTTCCTCCTGAGAGAAGTTACCGGAAATCTGTGTTCTTCCGTTCGGAATTCCATTAACCACGTTTGGTGCTGTATAAACTCTGTTGTCAAGTGTTACAGCTACTGGCTTACCTACATTTTTTTCAGTTAATGTTTTCCATTCTTTAGCTCCTTTAGAGTCCATTTGCATGTCTACCACTACTCTGCTCAACTCATCATAACCGATGCTTGCCGTTTCAACAGCTCCGTCTACAGGCGCTTTCTGGTTAACATTACCTCTTACTGCATATAGTACAAGACTTTCCGCATCTGAAGCGTCAGGCTTATAGCCCCACATGAACTGTGTATATTTAATATTTGCAGGACGTAAAGACTGTGCAACTTTACTGTTTAAAATTTTATTTACAACAGCCGTATCAGACAATTTCACACTTCCTACAGCACTTTGATTCATTGATTTTCCTTTCTGCAAAATATTAATGAGATTTACATTTTTTGCAACACCCATAGAATCACCTTTTGCAGCAATCATTGTAGATAATGTTTGGAAATAAGGATAAACTTCAGGAGATTGCTGTACTTCCCAGAACTGAAGCTTTGCTGAAGTCTGAAGCATCTTTTTTACTTTATCGATGTCTTTCATCCCAGGCATTTCCACAGAAATTCTGGCTGTACCTGGAACTCTCTGAACGTTCGGCTGGATAGCACCCAACTTATCGATTCTGGTTCTGATTACCTCGAAAGCCGTACCTACAGATGCATCAATCTTTCTTTTAACAATGCTTTTCACCTGCTCATCAGGTGTGTTGTACTTTACTTCAGTAAGTGTTGTGTTTCCGAAAAGTTCCGGATCTGCTAACTTCAGGTTTGTACCTTTAGCTTTGTTAATCGCATCGAACTGCTCAAAGAAATTGTCGATGTACGATCTTGTGGAATTCTTCTGAACTTCATCTGTTTTGTTCAAAGCCTCAATCAGGATAGGGTTTGTAGAATAATTGGTTAAATCATTCACAAGATCTCTCTGGTTGATTTCCAAAAGAACATTGATCCCTCCTTTAAGGTCAAGACCAAGTTTCATTTCCTTGTCTTTGGCTTTGGTGTAATAAAGTTTTGTGAATCCCAGATTCAGTGTATCCTTAGAAAGTCTGGCGATTTCTTTCTGATACTTCTCCGGATTGTCTCCTGCAATAGCAGTCGCCTGCTTTTCAATTTTGCTGGCGTACCATGTTGGTAATAGCTCGTTTAAGCAAATCAACCCTAGTACAATAGCAACAATTGTAATAAGTCCTTTTCCTTGCATTTTGTTATAACTACGTTAAATTAAGTCGGCAAATATAATCATTTTCTTGAATTTTATGAATTTTTAACAACAGAAATCATTTATTTTCAGATATATCGGTATTCTCATTTTTATTTAAGATTTAATAATTTTTTCGGGACATTTTAATAAATAATATAATGTTTTTATGGTATGAAATTTTCATTATGATTTAATACACTAAATATCAAAATATTATGAAAAATCTACTTCTTTGCGCAGGCATTGTTTCTTTCAGCATTTTTAAAGCACAAAGCATTAATCTGGAAGAATTTGCAACCGGGTTCACGGCTCCGGTGGAGATTACGCACGCCAATGACAACAGGATGTTTGTTGTACAGCAAAACGGCATCATCAAAATCGTACAGCCAAACGGCACTTTAAATTCAGCCGATTTTCTTAATATCAGCTCAAAAATCACGTACGGGGGTGAGAGAGGACTCCTGGGGCTGGCTTTTCACCCACAATATGCTACTAATGGATACTTTTTTGTGTATTACAATGATACCAGCGGAAATATTACAGTGGCGAGATACACCAGGAGTTCCAATCCAGATGTAGCTGATGCGACAACAGAAAAAATAATTTTAAACCAACCGAAGCCGTTTTCCAATCACAACGGAGGAAGCATCCATTTTGCTCCGGACGGCTATCTTTGGATTGTAACGGGTGACGGAGGAAGCGGCGGCGATCCGAATAACAATGGGCAAAACAAAAATTCCCTTCTGGGAAAATTATTACGATTAGACATTAATTCATCTGGTCCTTACAATATTCCTCCCGGAAATCCTTTTGTAGGTGTTGACGGTGCTGATGAAGTCTGGGCTTACGGATTGAGAAATGCATGGAAATTTAATTTTGATACAACTTCAGGCAATGTGATGATTGCAGATGTGGGTCAGGGTAATATTGAGGAGATCAACAGGATGCCTATCACGCAGGCAGGACTCAATTACGGATGGAGATGCTATGAAGGAAATGACCCATACAATACATCGGGATGTGCGGCACAATCTACGATGACATTCCCTGTTGCAGCTTATGATCATTCCGGAGGAAAATGTTCAATTACTGGGGGATATGTTTACCGAGGCTCACTGTATCCTGCATTACAGGGAAAATATATCTTTGCTGATTATTGCTCTACTCAGATCGGAATTTTGAATAATGATGATTCTATCACCTGGACATCTGCATTTTCCGGAAATAATTTTTCAACATTCGGGATTAACAATCAGAACGAACTTTTTGTAGCAGCCGTGAATAACGGCAAGATATTCAGGGTTACGACTTCTACTTTAGGTACAAATGAAAATGAACTTTCATCAGAGATAAAAGTTTATCCGATTCCTGCTTCTGAAAGAGTTTTTATTGAGGGAATTAAAGGTAAAAATACAACCGTAGACATCACCAGCCCCGAGGGAAGAAAAGTATTGGAAAGTGCAAAAATTGAAAGCGACAACAGCTTAAATATTTCAGGAATAGCGGCAGGTGTGTATTTTCTTCACATTAATTCGGACAATCAGAAATCGTATAGTAAAAAATAATTATAAAATAATTTTTACTAATTTTTTAAAGAGCTTCAGTCGATTTGACTGGAGCTTTTTTCAGAAAATGCAGCATCAGAAGTATTGGAAGAATCAGTATTAATTTGATCATCAAAGAAAATCTTTCTGTTTCTCCATCAAATAAAATAGTAGGTATTAAAGTAACAAAAAGAAAAGCTGTTATGAAAAACAGATACTCCCACCAAGATAATTTTTCAGGCTTTATATGAATGCTTTCTTGTTTATTTTTTGAACTTAAAATCCAGAACCCAAGGAATAAAATCATGTAAGGAAAAGTCCAGATTCTGTACGTATCATATGCAATGGAATGAAGAATTAAAGGTACGCCGGTGATTAATATAAGAACAATAAATAAATGAATATTTTGTTTTAGCTTAAATTCTTTAAAAACCATCCATAACTAAAAAAGAATAGGAATTCCGTAAAATATGGTCGCTTTAGAAATGAATATTCTTTGTAAAAAATGTCCGTATTGCTCTCTTAAATAATAGGTAAAACTTTTAGTGTAAGCCGAACAAACCGAGTCCGAAACATTGGCCGGAATTGATGATTGCCTTAAATATGAAAATAGCTGTGCATAGTAACTTCCACCGTTGATTTCCTGATAAAAAGAAATGAAAACCGCCGTAAAAAACGGAAATATTAAAAACAGAACGAGCTTTGTTAAAAGATTTCTTGAAAAAATATCTCTGATAAAAATTTTTCTTTGCGGTATTTCGTTCACAATAATAGCAAAGCAGCATATAGGAAGCAATAGAACAACCGAAATCTCGTGAATAAAAATACTGAAAACGGCAACGAGTGATGCTAAAAGAATTTTATTTCGGATAGTAAGATAAACCGCCAGAATCGTCAGTAAGAAAATAATATGATCTAAATATCCGATTAAATGCGCTGAAAAAACAATATACTGGGAAAGAAGAAAAATGACAAAGAACAACATTCGATAATAACTTTTCGGGTTATTCCAAGTTGTTTTTAAAGCAATATTTATGATGAAAAAATATAGTACGCTTAATATCGAAATCGAAAGAATTGTAATTGAGGATACATTTTTATCACATAAAAAGCCAAATAGCTCTCCTGCCAAACCTCTTTTAATAAATCCGAACCTGTAATCCACCAACCAATGAGACTGCGCCCATAGATTGGGTATCCTTATCGTTTTTGAAACACTGAAAATCAATGAATACAGATATAGAAATATCAAAAGAAATTTCCTGCACATAGGATCAGATCGTCATCGAGAAAATTCTCGTTTCCGGCTTGTTTCTCATCATTCTGAGGTCAAAAACCATGGCCACATTTCTCGTAAAAGCCCTTCCTTTCTCAGTAATCTGGATATGATGGCCATTTATTTCCACCAATTCATCGTTTTCCATTTCTTTAAGCATTTCGAAAGCATTTTCGAGTTCCGGGAATGAGTTGTTGAGATCAAAAGTTGTTTCGAGCTGACACATCAAATTCAGGATATGTCTTCTTACCGTAAGATCTTCATTATTCAGAATATGACCTTTTACCACAGGTATCTGTCCTTCCTCCACTATTTTCTGATACTCTTCCACGGTTTTTACATTTTGAGCAAAAGCATACCATGAATCCGAAATAGCAGACATTCCCAAACCAACCATCAATTGGGTCTTGCTGGAAGTATATCCCATGAAATTTCTGTGTAATTTTTTTTGAATCAGGGATTGGTACAAATCATCGTGTTCAAGGGAAAAATGATCCATTCCCACTTCGATATAGCCTAATTCTTCCAGTAATTTTTTTCCGTCTTCATACAAACGGCGTTTTTCTTCGCCACTCGGAAGGTCGTTTTCATCGAAACCTCTCTGCCCTACCCCCTTTACCCACGGAACGTGTGCATAAGAGTAGAAAGCAAGACGGTCCGGTTTCAGTTCCATCGTTTTGCGTATAGTATGTTCCATCGCTTCCCAAGACTGATGCGGAAGTCCGAAAACAAGGTCGTGACTGATTCCTCTGTACCCGATTTCTCTTGCCCATTCCGTTACCCTTTGTACATTTTCGAAAGGCTGGATTCTGTTGATCGCTTTCTGAACTTTCAGGTCATAATCCTGCACGCCGAAGCTTACTCTTCTGAATCCAAGATCATATAATGTCTGAAGATGTTCTCTCGTGGTATTATTAGGGTGTCCTTCAAAAGAAAATTCCTGGTCTTCCGCAATTTCCACGGTTTCAAAAATCCCTTCGAGTAAAGCTTTCAGGTTCTGCGGTGAAAAGAAAGTCGGCGTTCCCCCACCGAGGTGAAGCTCTTTCAGCTTAGGTTTTTCGTTAAACAGGTTAAGATAAAGCTGCCATTCTTTCAGTACACTTTCAAGATATGGAATTTCAACACTGTGCTGTTTGGTAATCCGTTTGTGACAGGCACAGAAAGTACACAACGCCTCACAAAAAGGCAGGTGGATATAGATAGAAATCCCTTCTTCTGCATTCGATTCCTTAAAAGTCCTGATGACACTCTGCTTCCACAATTCCGGAGAAAAGCCGCTTTCGTCCCAATAAGGAACAGTTGGATAAGAGGTGTATCTTGGGCCAGGAATATTATATTTATCTATTAAAGAATTCATTTTCGATTTAAAATTTTAATGAACTTTCAACAAGTTTCATACTGCAAAATTACGCATAACTGATGAATTTGTAACCATGAAATATATTAGGATATTCCTTTTGAATTTAGAATAATTCTAAATTCAAAATTTAAGCTTTATTAAAGAAATCCTGTCTTTTCCGGCGAAAACAATGGTATTTGAATCAATCCATTGACATACAAAAAATCCTTTTTCATCAGAAATCTTTTTCCAGGTTTTCCCGAAATCGGATGAATAACTGATATGCTGATCTCCAACAGAAATGATTTCTTTTCCTTGGGAGCCCGGCTTGATTTTTACGCACGTTGTGTAACCCGCATTTTCCCCGGAAGCCTGAATCTGCCAACTTTCACCTCCATTATTTGTTGTTGCTATATTATTAACGTTTGCATCCTGCTTTGTATAATCTCCTCCTGCAACAATCCCGAATCTCGATACAGGATCCATATCCAAAGAATAAACTCCTGTTGAAGAGCTTCCATTTACAAAATTTACTTCTTTTCCATAGAGCTTTTCTCCCATTTTATTAGAATAAAATTGCCTTGATTTTTTACCACCCGTTACAAACCAGAATTCTTCATTATGAATAAAAACATTAGTATTGCTCGCAGCAAAAGCAGCTTCTCCCTCTCCTATTTCAAATGATTTTCCGCAGGGCAAGGTTTTCCAACTTTTCCCACTGTTTCTGGTGATTAAGATATTCATGCATTTTCCGTAAGGATCTCCCAGTGCAATACCGTTCTTTCCGGAAAAAGAAAGCGCATCATAAAAAGCGTTTTTGGCGGTGTCAGTATGAACTACCTGATATTTCAAACTTATCTTATCAATCTTAAAAAAATAAGCCGGACTTTCTATATTAATCGCGTAAAAATGTTTTTTATCCTGAGCCAGTGTCCGGAACTGCAGTTTTTGAGCTGATAATTTTATCTGTTTCTGATTTTCGGGATTTTTTAGATCCACAAAACCGAATTTGGAATCTGTACCGCTGTACCAGACTTTGTTGTCATAAATCTGTAAGGCACGAATACTAATTTTATCATTTAAAATAGTTTTAAAACTTTCTATTTGCTGAGAAAACGTGAGTATTCCCAAGAATAAGAGCAATAATGGTATTGTTTTTTTCATAAGTAACAAAAATAAAAAATCCACAGAATTCTGTGGATTTTATTTCAAAATATTGTTTTATAGATCAAGATCCGGTTTTTGCAGAGGCTCTTGTTCTGCTTTGAAAGTTTCACCGTAACCAACCTTATGAAGCTTACTGTTTTTTAAACTGTAGGTAAAATAAATAATTACTCCCAGAGCCAGCCATGCCAGAGAAAGGTATTTTGCTTCGTGGCTAAGATTCCAGATAAGATAAATATTGATACAGATTCCTAACGTTGCAATGACAGGCAATGCAGGAACTTTGAATGTTCTTGGCATGTTGGGTTCCTTTTTTCTTAAGATCCAAACTGCAACACAAACCATTGTAAATGCGAATAAGGTACCAAAGCTCGTCATATCCGCCAGCTTACTGATCGGCGTAAACGCTGCCACGGTTGCAATAATAACTCCCAAAAGCATTAAACTTTTTGCAGGTGTTTTTCTTATAGGATGAACATCACTAAACATTTTAGGAATAAGACCGTCTTTAGACATTCCCAGGAAAATTCTTGATTGTCCCATAATCATTACCATCAATACAGAAATCAAACCTACTGTTGCTGCAATAGTGATAATGTATCCAGCCCAACCCTGTCCTGCGATTTCGAATGCATAGGCAACCGGAGCTTTAATTGCATCCGGGTATTTTCCCTGAGGATCGAAATCCGAGTAATGCATCATCCCTGTTAAAACAAGAGACACCAGAATATAAAGTCCTGTACAAACCAATAATGAAACGATAATCGCAAAAGGAACATCTTTTTTAGGGTTGATCGCTTCTCCTGCCTGTGTGGAAACCGCATCGAAACCTACGTATGCAAAGAAGATCGCAGCAGCTCCGGAAATAATTCCCTGGATACCGTAAGCTTCTTTCAGATTCTCACCCTCTTTTACCAATGTAGCAGCAGGAATGAAAGGATTCCAGTTATCTGTATTAATGAAAAACACTCCCGCAATAATTACGAAAAGAACAGCAGAAACCTTCATAATTACGATAAGGTTGTTTGCTTTAGCCGCTTCTTTAGTTCCTTTGATAAGGATAGAAATTACAAAAATAACAATAAGGAAAGCAGGCAGGTTCATGGAAAATCCTTCTCCAGTATAACTTGCAGGATCTGAGGTAAGATAATCCGGAAGATGAAGACCGAACATTTTTAATAACTTATTAAAATATCCCGACCAGGAAACGGCAACCGTCATTGATCCCATCGCATACTCTAGGATGAGCCCCCAACCGATAACCCATGCAAAGATTTCGCCCACAGTTCCGTATGCATATGCATAAGCAGAACCTTCAACAGGCAGAATAGATGCAAATTCTGAGTAACATAATGCTGCAAATACACAAGCAATTCCTGCAATAATAAAGGAAAGAGCTAATGCGGGTCCGGCATGATAATAGGCTCCTGTACCTGTAAGTACGAAAATTCCTCCTCCAATGATAGCACCGATCCCGATAGCTGTAAGACTCCATTTACCGAGTACTCGTTTGAGCTGACTGCTTTTCATATCGTTTTCGAAAGCACTCATCGGTTTCTTGGTCCAAATTTTAGACATATTTTATTATTTATTAAAGATTTACGAAAATATAAAAATTTTAGAAACCTTAACGTTTATTAATAGATTTTCATCACTTATTTTATAAAAAGGAAGATAAAAAACTGATTTTCATATTATTTAAATCATTTTAAAATGAATCTTTTTTTGTTTATTTTTGATCTCATGAATCTATACGATCTTTTCGTAAAACCCTACGAAACCTACACAACCCTTCAGATTTTCCTGGAAGCCTTTGCTACCGTATTCGGAATTCTAAGTGTTTATTTTTCCATTAAAAAGAATATCTGGGTTTATCCCACGGGAATTATTTCCACCCTCATTTATGTGTATATTCTGTACAATTTTGGGCTTTTAGGAGATTGCCTGATTAATGTTTACTATACCATAATGAGTGTTTACGGATGGATTTTGTGGGCAAAGAACTCAGATGACCATGTTCATGTAGATGTTTCATGGGCTACAAAAAAAGAATGGCTGTATGGGATTTTACTTTTTGCCTTAAGTTTAATCTTAGTAACTGTAGTATATTATTATAAACCTTATATCGATAATCAGTTTTCGATGAAAAATGTTAATCTGGGTCTATATCACCTGGATTGGGGTAATTGGCTGGATGTTGTGACGACTTCCGTATTTCTTGTAGGAATGTGGTTTATGGCAAAAAGGCGCATCGAAAACTGGCTTTTCTGGATCATCGGAGATTTCATCTGTATTCCTATGATGATTTATAAAGGTCTCGGTATCACTTCGGTTCAATATTTGGTATTTACTATAATGGCAGTCCAGGGCTATATAACCTGGAAGAAAAGTTTAAGAAAAAGTTAGAAAGTCATGAGAAATTTATTAAAAATAGCATTTAGCGTTGTAACGATAGCAAGTTTAGCATCCTGTATAGCGTACGCGGATCCGTATGCAAGTGCTTATGGAGATCCCTATTATGATAACGGATATTACTATGCACCGCAGGGATATTACGGAGGCGGAGGATATTGGGGAAATGATGGATATTATTATAGAAATAATATGAATTATTATTACGATAATGGTATGCCTTATTATTATCAAAATTACAACAACTCCAGAAGAAAGGTTTATGTTGAAAGAAGATCCGGCAGCGAAGCAACTTCTGCAAGGCCTAATAATGGCTTCAGGGGCAATGTAAATGATGGCACTACTGGAAACAACGGAAGTTTTAGGAATAACAACAGACGAAGCAATAGCCAGAGATCTAATAACGGTTTCAGAAATCAACAGCAGAATGCTCCGAAATCCCAGAATAACAACAGCGGAGGATTCAGAAATAATTCTTCGAATAATTCAAATAATTCGAATAACGGAGGATTCAGGAACAATTCGGGATCAACAAATCAGCAGGCTCCGGCTCAGCCGAACAACAATCGGAATACCAACGGAGGTGGTTTTAGATAAAACGATTATAAATAAGGAAACGGGCAGCTAACACTGTTCGTTTTTTGTTTTAATTGTACTAATTTTGCATGCTCAATCTGAGACAAATATCAGCTACCATATGGAATTTTATAAATATCAGGGAACCGGAAATGACTTCGTAATGATTGACAATCGTGCAGGCGAATGGAACGATCTTTCAATTGATAATATTCAGAAACTTTGTGACCGACGATTTGGAATCGGTGCAGACGGACTCATCAAAATCAATAAAGCAGAAGGTTTTGATTTTGAAGTTGATTATTATAATTCCGACGGCTCAAAAAGTTTTTGCGGAAACGGCGCCCGCTGTTCGGTTGCCTTTGCTTTTTTCCTTGATGTTTTTGAAGGGAAATGCAGGTTTACAGCCATTGACGGAGCTCATGAAGCAGAAATCCAAAACGGAATCGTAAAGCTGAAAATGAATGATGTGGAAACAATTTCCCAAGATGGCAACGACGCTGTGATGAATACGGGTTCGCCACATTATGTAAAATACGTTGAAGATCTTGTCAATTATAATGTTTTTGCAGATGGAAAAGAAATCCGAAATTCTGAAAATTATAAAGAAAAAGGAATCAACGTCAACTTTGTGGAAAAAATTAATGAGGATGAGATATTTGTAAGAACCTATGAACGAGGAGTTGAGGACGAAACTTACAGTTGCGGGACGGGAGTTACAGCTTCCGCTTTAACCTTTCTGCAAAATAACAATCTAATTTCCGTGAATGTAAAGACCTTGGGAGGAAATCTTAAGGTATATGCCGAAAAAGATGGAAATTCTTTCAGAAATATTTGGCTGGAAGGCCCTGCAAAACAGGTTTTTAAAGGAAGAATAGACATTTTGTAATAAATCTAGTTAACGGTACATGAAAAAAGCTATACTCATCATCATCCTGCTTGTTTTTGTGATAGGTGGATTTTTTGGTTTTAAATTTTATTCAAAATATTATGGGAATAATATTAAAAAAGACGGCTATGTTCTTATTCCCCATAATGCAGGATTTAAACAAATCTTAGATTCTGCAGCAAAATATGTAGACGATAAAGAATCATTTGAAGCGGTAGCCAAAGAAAAGGATCTTGAAAAATATTTTAAACCAGGGCGCTATCATTTTCAGAAAGGGTTGGGAAATGCCCACCTTGTGAACATGATTAAAGCAGGCAACCAGAGTGAGAACAGCTTTAGAATTGGTGATTTTGGAGATGTATATCAAATGCTCGGCAAGGTAACAAAAAAAACAGAACTTGATTCTTTACAGTTTGTGAAAGGGCTCAATACCATCGCCTCTGAAAAGGGATATAATAATGCAGAAGATCTTAAAAAGTATTTTTTTATTGATACTTACAATTTTTTCTGGACGGTAACGCCAAAAGAGTTTTTCAACAGATTTAACGATCAGTATAATGAATTCTGGAATGCTGAAAGAAAGGCTAAAGAGCAGCAGTCAGGTCTTACGAGAGATCAGATTTATGCACTGGCCTCCATTGTTTACAAAGAGTCAGGCGGTAAAAAGGATGAGATGAGAACCATCGCAGGTCTTTACCTGAACCGGTACAGAAAAGGAATGAAATTACAATCGGACCCGACGGTAATTTATGCCATTAATAAACAGACTAATTTCCAACAACCCATTAAAAGGGTTTTCTATAAACACTTATCTACGCCATCGCCCTATAATACCTATGCTAATAAAGGTATTCCACCGGGACCCATTTGTGTAGTAGATAAAAATTCTGTTGACGCAGTTTTAAATGCTGAAAAAAACAATTATATTTTTATGTGTGCCGATCCTGCAAGATTAGGATACCACAAATTCACTGCAAGTGCCGAACAGCATGCGATTAATGCAAAAGCTTATCAGGACTGGCTGAATTCAAATAACATAAAATAATAACCATAATTAACTTTTTTTAACAAATTTATAATTAACATTTCGCATTTTAAAGCGACATATATATTTATAAATAATAAATTAGGCTTAATATTTGAAGTTATACACAATTGATAATTTCATAATATTAAGAGAAATCTTTCACGATTTTACACAAAAAAATACCTTATGAATCAGACGGAAATCATTAACATTTTTACAAAAAAAACCTTAGGGCTTACTTTTGTACTTTCAGCAGCAGCATTGGCTTTTGCACAGGAGAAGGTAGGTATTTCGGGGTCGGTTGTCAATAAGAGCAATCAGCCCGTCCCTTATGCTTCAGTTACATTCAGTAACAAAGCAAACAAACAGTTAAGTGATGCAACACTTACCGATGAAAAAGGACAATATAAGCTCGATCTTACACCCGGAGAATATGACATTTCTGTTGAGGCAATCGATTACAAAAAAAGTGTTGTTACAAAGCAGATTACAGCAGCCGGCAATATCGATGCATTTTCTATCGATCCTGAAGCAAGCGCAACCAACATGAAAACCGGAGAAATCCAGGGCGTTACTATCACAGCAGCTTCTACAAAACCCTATAAGGTTGAACTTGATAAAAGAACCTATGACCCATCTCAGGATATTGTAAGCAAGGGAGGAAACCTTCAGGATGTTCTTTCCAATGTTCCTTCGGTTTCTGTTGATACCGATGGTACTGTTTCAATGAGAGGTAGCTCTAATGTACGATTTTTAATTAACGGTAAACCTTCTGCCTTATTAGGAATTGACGACGGAGCTAATGCATTGCAGAGTATTCCTGCCGATCAGATTGAGCGAATTGAGGTAATTACCAATCCTTCCTCAAAATTCGAAGCGAGCGGAACAGCAGGTATTTTAAATATTATTTTAAAGAAAAACAAAAAAACAGGGTTTAACGGAAGTGTTACGGGAACTTTAGGATACCTTCCCCAAACCAACCTGAATACCAATTTAAGCTGGAGAAAAGGAAATTTCACATGGTTTTTAAACGGCGGTGGCGGGTACAGAGAATCTAAAAGCACCAACAGAAACGATGATTATTTCACCAATGCAGTAAATGCTGATGATCAGATCCAGAGAAATACGAATTCTGAAAACAACAGTAAGAATAATAACTATAATGCTTCTGCAGGAATCGTTTATGATATCACGGACAGAACATCCGTAAATGCATCCGGAACGGTAAGAACATTTGATAATGAAAGTGTAGGAAATATCGATTATTTCTACGATTTTTTAGCTATTCCAAACAGTACTTCACAAAGGATTACTTTGGGAACCAATAATAATCTTGCGTTTCAGGGAGATTTGGGATTAGATCATAAATTTGACAATAATGGACAAAATTTATCATTATCTTTAAGTTTACAGAGAAACCGTTCTTATAATGATACCAATATTGACCAGACCCGTGATGGCATAGATGAATTGGAGAATATTGTTAATCAAAATACAATCAACAGAACTGTAATAGCAAAAGCGGATTATGAGCTTCCAATTGGTGAAAATTCTAAACTTGAGGCAGGCTACCGATTGGATATCAACAACAACGACTACAGCAATGATGTACAGCAAAGTACAGAACAGGCTCCCGTTTTGTCATTTTTAAGACCATATACGTATGATGCTAATTATAAGGAAATGTTTAATGCTTTTTACTTACAGTTCAAAAGTAAAATAGGAAATTTGGGATACCAGTTAGGATTGAGAGATGAAATTTCAAATATTGATATTTCTTATAGCAATCTTTTGCCGAACAGTGCTTTAAATACGAGAAAAAATTATAACAACCTGTTTCCTAGTGTGTATTTAAGCTATGAATTTGCAAAAGACAATCAGTTGTTGTTAAATTATACCCGAAGAATTGACCGCCCAAGATCTTTCTTCCTGATTCCCAATCCGAATTATAATGACAAC
This region includes:
- the secD gene encoding protein translocase subunit SecD → MQGKGLITIVAIVLGLICLNELLPTWYASKIEKQATAIAGDNPEKYQKEIARLSKDTLNLGFTKLYYTKAKDKEMKLGLDLKGGINVLLEINQRDLVNDLTNYSTNPILIEALNKTDEVQKNSTRSYIDNFFEQFDAINKAKGTNLKLADPELFGNTTLTEVKYNTPDEQVKSIVKRKIDASVGTAFEVIRTRIDKLGAIQPNVQRVPGTARISVEMPGMKDIDKVKKMLQTSAKLQFWEVQQSPEVYPYFQTLSTMIAAKGDSMGVAKNVNLINILQKGKSMNQSAVGSVKLSDTAVVNKILNSKVAQSLRPANIKYTQFMWGYKPDASDAESLVLYAVRGNVNQKAPVDGAVETASIGYDELSRVVVDMQMDSKGAKEWKTLTEKNVGKPVAVTLDNRVYTAPNVVNGIPNGRTQISGNFSQEEAKELVDVLGAGKLPAGAKVVQATVVGPSLGQESIDAGLMSFMIAFAIIIVYIIFYYGGAGVYAVIAMIINLFYIFGIMDSGDFTLTLPGIAGIVLTMAVAVDTNVIIYERTKEELFAGKSILEAYKDGFKHALNAIIDGHTTTFLTAVVLFFFGTGPIKGFALTLMIGVAMTLFTSVLLSRVMIFSRLNKGKGLSVWTPATKNLFRNTWIDFIGKRKYAYIFSAVLTVACIISIATHGFKYGIDFTGGRNYVVRFDKDVKAEDIEEKLVTLFKTEDGKNSSVEAKTFGSNNQLKISTDYLIEDESLKADQIIEQKLFQGLKSELPAGTTLKDFKSADKEHAGIISSEKVGPSVADDIKIHGLYAVLGALGIIFIYILVRFRKWQFSLGAVAALFHDAVIILGAYSLLHKYMPFNMEINQDFIAAILTVLGYSINDTVIIFDRIREYLREKKSLTLAGLFDDSISSTLGRTFNTSFTTILVILAIFIFGGDNLRGFMFAMLIGIGFGTYSSIFVASAIAYDFLKKGKEEEVHGKSTTNKEVLASK
- a CDS encoding PQQ-dependent sugar dehydrogenase codes for the protein MKNLLLCAGIVSFSIFKAQSINLEEFATGFTAPVEITHANDNRMFVVQQNGIIKIVQPNGTLNSADFLNISSKITYGGERGLLGLAFHPQYATNGYFFVYYNDTSGNITVARYTRSSNPDVADATTEKIILNQPKPFSNHNGGSIHFAPDGYLWIVTGDGGSGGDPNNNGQNKNSLLGKLLRLDINSSGPYNIPPGNPFVGVDGADEVWAYGLRNAWKFNFDTTSGNVMIADVGQGNIEEINRMPITQAGLNYGWRCYEGNDPYNTSGCAAQSTMTFPVAAYDHSGGKCSITGGYVYRGSLYPALQGKYIFADYCSTQIGILNNDDSITWTSAFSGNNFSTFGINNQNELFVAAVNNGKIFRVTTSTLGTNENELSSEIKVYPIPASERVFIEGIKGKNTTVDITSPEGRKVLESAKIESDNSLNISGIAAGVYFLHINSDNQKSYSKK
- the hemN gene encoding oxygen-independent coproporphyrinogen III oxidase is translated as MNSLIDKYNIPGPRYTSYPTVPYWDESGFSPELWKQSVIRTFKESNAEEGISIYIHLPFCEALCTFCACHKRITKQHSVEIPYLESVLKEWQLYLNLFNEKPKLKELHLGGGTPTFFSPQNLKALLEGIFETVEIAEDQEFSFEGHPNNTTREHLQTLYDLGFRRVSFGVQDYDLKVQKAINRIQPFENVQRVTEWAREIGYRGISHDLVFGLPHQSWEAMEHTIRKTMELKPDRLAFYSYAHVPWVKGVGQRGFDENDLPSGEEKRRLYEDGKKLLEELGYIEVGMDHFSLEHDDLYQSLIQKKLHRNFMGYTSSKTQLMVGLGMSAISDSWYAFAQNVKTVEEYQKIVEEGQIPVVKGHILNNEDLTVRRHILNLMCQLETTFDLNNSFPELENAFEMLKEMENDELVEINGHHIQITEKGRAFTRNVAMVFDLRMMRNKPETRIFSMTI